The genome window TTCGCCGGACGGCTGCGGGCGCATTTGCGACGATTACGCCCTAAAGGACGCGCGGGTAAAGGTCATCCACCAGGCCAACCGGGGCCTCAGCGGGGCGCGCAACGCCGGCCTGGCGGTGGCGCGGGGCAAATATGTCGCTTTTGTGGACTCGGACGATTATATATTGAAAGACATGTACGCCGATTTGTTGCGGTTGGCCCTAAAACATGGCGCCGACATGGTTGTGTCCGATTTTTATGAAATTACCGAGGCAGGCGGCAAAAAGGCGCGTTTGAACAACTATTCGGCAAAACGGCTCAATAAACTCAGCATTGAGGACGTCCGGCGGCTCACCTTGCTGGACAAGTTGCCGCCTTCGGTCTGCGTCAAGCTGTACAAAGCCTATGCGGCGAAAGACGTTGGCTTTTATCCCGGTGTTTATTTTGAAGACTTGATTTTCAGCGCGCGCATAATTTTTAAGATAAACAAGGTCGTTTTCACCGACAAAGCGTATTATTGTTGCAATCGTACGGAACGCGAATCTATAACTTCGCTTTTCATGGCGGACGAAAATAAATTCGCCAGGAGAAAATACAGTTGGTTTGTCGCCTGGCGGGAAAGGGAAGCGCTCGCCCGGGCGCATTTTCCTCAAAACAGCCCTCTAATGCGCGCGCAGGCTGTATCTTGTTCTATTCGCGCTTTGCTTGCTTTCCAGGGGTTGGACGGGTGGGAAGAAGAAAAGGGATTTTGCCTTGAGTATCTTTACGCCAAAGAGCAGGAAACCGGCCTTGCCGACGCAGACTTAAAGCATAGGATGTTGTGGTGGTGCTATAAAAATTGCCGGACGTTTTGCCGCGTTTACACAAAATTGAGCGTAGGTCTGCACAAATTAAAAAACAAACTTAAAATTTGTCCGCCGCAATTTCCCGGCCGCTCCGCCGCGTTGCCGGCGGAGCGGAAATGAGGATGGCAATGCAAGCACTTATTTCCGTGATCGTTCCTGTTTACAAAGTGCAGCAATACATTCGTAAGTGCATCGATTCGGTTGTCGGCCAAAGTTACCAGAATTTGGAGATCATTTTGGTTGACGACGGCTCGCCGGACGACTGCGGTCGCATTTGCGACGAGTATGCCCAAAAGGACGCGCGAGTTAAGGTCATTCACCAGGCCAACCGGGGCCTCAGCGGGGCGCGCAACGCCGGCCTGGCGGTGGCGCAGGGCGACTATGTCGCTTTTGTGGATCCGGACGATTATATCTTGAAAGACATGTACGCCGATTTGTTGCGGTTGGCCCTAAAACATGGCGCCGCCGTGGTTGTGTCCGATTTTTATGAAACAACCAAATCCGCAAGCAAAAGGGTGTGTCTTAAAAATAATTCAGCGGAATTTCTGAACAAACTCGCCATTGAGGACGTCAGGCGGCTGACCTTGCTGGACAGGCTGCCGCATTGTGTTTGGAACAGGCTGTATGCGGCCAATATAGCTAAAAACATGCG of Acidaminococcales bacterium contains these proteins:
- a CDS encoding glycosyltransferase translates to MQELISIIIPVYNVEQYIHKCVDSVINQSHKDLEIILVDDGSPDGCGRICDDYALKDARVKVIHQANRGLSGARNAGLAVARGKYVAFVDSDDYILKDMYADLLRLALKHGADMVVSDFYEITEAGGKKARLNNYSAKRLNKLSIEDVRRLTLLDKLPPSVCVKLYKAYAAKDVGFYPGVYFEDLIFSARIIFKINKVVFTDKAYYCCNRTERESITSLFMADENKFARRKYSWFVAWREREALARAHFPQNSPLMRAQAVSCSIRALLAFQGLDGWEEEKGFCLEYLYAKEQETGLADADLKHRMLWWCYKNCRTFCRVYTKLSVGLHKLKNKLKICPPQFPGRSAALPAERK